One Lottiidibacillus patelloidae genomic region harbors:
- a CDS encoding rhodanese-like domain-containing protein yields MRFPKIIGLLTFILLGVIMNGCQSVDHENDIPGTTIAQINTDELASIMQGTNDNTIFIDVREPYEFEEGHINDMINMPLSSLEDNYEELPLDSEIVIICRSGNRSMKAANMLKKYGYTKLINVQGGISNWNGKLVK; encoded by the coding sequence ATGAGATTTCCTAAGATTATTGGCTTACTAACATTTATTCTCTTAGGTGTTATTATGAATGGATGTCAGTCTGTAGATCATGAAAATGATATTCCTGGGACAACAATTGCGCAAATTAATACAGATGAACTTGCTAGTATAATGCAAGGTACTAACGATAATACAATTTTTATTGATGTAAGAGAGCCATATGAATTTGAAGAAGGGCATATAAATGATATGATTAATATGCCACTTAGTTCTTTAGAAGACAACTATGAAGAGCTTCCATTAGATTCTGAAATCGTAATTATTTGTAGAAGTGGAAATCGCAGCATGAAAGCTGCAAATATGTTAAAGAAATATGGATACACAAAGCTTATTAATGTTCAAGGTGGTATATCTAACTGGAATGGTAAGCTTGTTAAATAA
- a CDS encoding BMP family lipoprotein — MKKFSFLMATVLAAGTLLAACGGADDKTGTTGDYDGFKVGMVTDTGGVDDKSFNQSAWEGLTKFGQDFDIPEKDGYKYLQSNNDADYQPNLKKLVRDGFDLSFGIGFLMAGDVKEVALQKPESKFAIVDMVVTDDEGNLIPNVANITFAEEQGSFLVGVVAGLHTKTNKVGFLGGVNFDLIKKFENGFKAGVKSVNPSAKIIVQYADSFVDVAKGQLIANSMYSQGADIIYHAAGGTGLGAFTEAKDRSKKGEEVWVIGVDKDQHQEGMPENVTLTSMVKRVDNAVYDVSKKTKEGNFPGGQVLSYSLADGGVGIAPTTDNVSEEALAKVEEYKQKIINGEITVPKTDDEFEKSEFNK, encoded by the coding sequence ATGAAGAAATTTAGTTTCTTAATGGCTACTGTATTAGCTGCTGGAACACTTCTTGCAGCATGTGGTGGAGCAGATGACAAAACTGGTACAACAGGAGATTACGATGGCTTTAAAGTAGGTATGGTAACTGATACTGGTGGAGTAGACGATAAGTCATTCAACCAATCTGCATGGGAAGGTTTAACAAAATTTGGACAAGATTTCGATATTCCTGAAAAAGACGGTTACAAATATTTACAATCAAATAATGACGCAGACTACCAACCAAACTTAAAAAAATTAGTACGTGACGGATTTGATCTTTCATTCGGTATTGGTTTCTTAATGGCTGGAGATGTTAAAGAAGTAGCACTTCAAAAGCCGGAAAGTAAGTTTGCAATCGTAGATATGGTTGTTACAGATGACGAAGGAAACTTAATTCCTAACGTAGCTAACATCACTTTCGCTGAAGAGCAAGGTTCATTCTTAGTAGGTGTTGTTGCAGGTCTTCATACAAAAACTAACAAAGTTGGTTTCTTAGGTGGAGTAAACTTCGACTTAATTAAGAAATTTGAAAACGGATTCAAAGCTGGTGTTAAATCAGTTAACCCTTCAGCTAAAATTATTGTTCAATATGCAGACAGCTTTGTAGATGTTGCAAAAGGACAATTAATTGCTAACTCAATGTACTCTCAAGGTGCTGATATTATTTATCATGCAGCGGGTGGTACTGGTCTTGGTGCTTTCACTGAAGCAAAAGATCGTAGCAAAAAAGGTGAAGAAGTTTGGGTTATCGGTGTAGATAAAGACCAACATCAAGAAGGTATGCCAGAAAACGTTACTTTAACTTCAATGGTTAAACGTGTAGACAACGCTGTATATGATGTTTCTAAGAAGACAAAAGAAGGTAACTTCCCTGGTGGACAAGTATTAAGCTACAGCTTAGCTGATGGCGGTGTTGGAATTGCTCCTACAACTGACAATGTAAGTGAAGAAGCACTTGCTAAAGTTGAAGAGTACAAGCAAAAAATCATTAACGGAGAAATCACTGTTCCTAAAACAGATGATGAATTCGAAAAAAGTGAGTTCAATAAGTAA
- a CDS encoding ABC transporter ATP-binding protein, with product MEHVIEMLNIRKEFPGIVANDNITLQVKKGEIHALLGENGAGKSTLMNVLFGLYQPEKGEIRVEGEAVKITDPNVANELGIGMVHQHFMLVDKFTVAENIILGSEPKKAGKIDMAKAVNDVKQISEQYGLAVDPLAKIEDISVGMQQRVEILKTLYRGANILIFDEPTAVLTPQEIKELIQIMKRLIEEGKSIILITHKLKEIMEVCDRCTVIRRGKGIGTVNVSETNEEQLASMMVGREVNFKVEKTEANPDKPVLEIKNLQVKDSRDVNAVNGLNLEVRAGEIVGIAGVDGNGQTELIEAITGLRKTAAGEVLINNKNVANLPPRKITESGVGHIPEDRHKHGLILDFSIGENMVLQTYYQKPYSNKGVLNYKEIFKKAKSLISSYDVRTPDEFTPARALSGGNQQKAIIAREVDRSPELLIAAQPTRGLDVGAIEFIHSKLIEERDKGRAVLLISFELDEIMNVSDRIAVIYEGEIVAVVDPKETDEQQLGLLMAGSKATGTKAGGA from the coding sequence ATGGAACATGTAATTGAAATGCTTAATATTAGGAAGGAATTTCCTGGTATCGTGGCAAACGATAATATTACATTACAAGTAAAAAAAGGAGAAATTCACGCCCTCCTCGGTGAAAATGGTGCCGGAAAATCCACGTTGATGAACGTTTTATTTGGGCTTTATCAGCCTGAAAAAGGTGAGATTCGCGTTGAAGGTGAAGCAGTAAAAATTACAGATCCAAATGTTGCGAATGAATTAGGAATTGGAATGGTCCACCAACATTTTATGCTCGTAGATAAATTTACAGTTGCCGAGAACATTATTTTAGGTAGTGAGCCTAAAAAAGCTGGTAAAATCGACATGGCTAAAGCAGTTAATGATGTAAAACAAATCTCAGAGCAATATGGCCTAGCTGTTGACCCACTTGCTAAAATTGAAGACATTTCTGTTGGTATGCAACAGCGTGTTGAGATATTGAAAACACTTTATCGTGGTGCTAATATTTTAATATTTGATGAACCTACTGCTGTTTTAACTCCGCAAGAAATTAAAGAGTTAATTCAAATTATGAAGCGCTTAATTGAGGAAGGTAAATCAATTATTTTAATTACTCACAAACTGAAAGAAATTATGGAAGTTTGTGACCGCTGTACTGTTATTCGTCGTGGTAAAGGAATCGGAACTGTAAATGTGTCTGAAACGAACGAGGAGCAATTAGCTTCTATGATGGTTGGCCGTGAAGTCAACTTTAAAGTTGAAAAGACTGAAGCAAATCCAGATAAACCTGTGCTTGAAATAAAAAATCTTCAAGTAAAAGATTCACGTGATGTGAATGCCGTGAATGGATTAAACTTAGAAGTACGTGCAGGAGAAATTGTTGGTATTGCTGGAGTTGATGGCAATGGTCAAACGGAATTAATTGAAGCAATTACAGGCTTACGTAAAACGGCAGCTGGTGAAGTGCTAATTAATAATAAAAATGTAGCTAATTTACCTCCACGAAAAATTACTGAGAGTGGTGTTGGGCATATTCCAGAAGATCGCCATAAACATGGATTAATTCTAGATTTTTCTATCGGAGAAAATATGGTTTTACAAACGTATTATCAAAAACCTTATTCAAACAAAGGTGTTTTAAACTACAAAGAAATATTTAAAAAGGCAAAATCACTAATTTCAAGCTATGATGTGCGTACTCCTGATGAGTTTACGCCAGCTCGTGCACTTTCAGGTGGGAATCAGCAAAAAGCAATTATTGCACGTGAAGTTGATCGAAGCCCAGAATTGCTAATTGCTGCGCAACCGACACGTGGTTTAGATGTTGGAGCAATAGAGTTTATACATAGCAAGCTAATTGAAGAGCGAGACAAAGGAAGAGCAGTTTTACTAATTTCATTTGAATTAGATGAAATTATGAATGTGAGCGATCGTATCGCAGTAATTTATGAAGGCGAGATCGTTGCTGTAGTAGACCCGAAAGAAACGGATGAGCAACAACTTGGACTATTAATGGCAGGGTCAAAAGCAACTGGTACGAAAGCAGGTGGAGCATAA
- a CDS encoding DUF302 domain-containing protein has translation MFHYTVETNKTVTEAISSLEENLMKEKFGVLWNFDVKGKLNEKGLEYDNEFTVLEVCNPKEAQRVLKEEILVGYFLPCKIVVYNEKGKTKIGMPKPSSLIEMVDNQKLKEIALEIEERLTTCINDSI, from the coding sequence ATGTTTCACTATACTGTAGAAACAAATAAGACTGTTACAGAGGCAATTTCTTCTTTAGAAGAAAACTTAATGAAGGAAAAGTTTGGTGTACTTTGGAATTTTGATGTCAAAGGTAAATTAAATGAAAAAGGCCTTGAATATGACAATGAATTTACTGTATTAGAAGTATGTAACCCTAAAGAAGCACAACGCGTATTAAAGGAAGAAATTTTAGTTGGTTACTTCTTACCATGTAAAATTGTTGTCTATAATGAAAAAGGAAAAACTAAAATTGGTATGCCTAAACCATCATCACTAATCGAAATGGTTGATAACCAAAAGTTAAAAGAGATTGCTTTAGAAATTGAAGAGCGTTTAACAACATGTATTAACGATAGTATTTAA